In the Campylobacter sp. RM6914 genome, one interval contains:
- a CDS encoding c-type cytochrome codes for MKIFKISFLACVFAASVFGASEVYYIRAYGEFGKELADMATKQANEKNEKIQVFIDEDPRKYKDNRIVKIGVDRKGRYSASLGKELYEKQCMSCHGENADKRPYGSTALKNLSAQDIEDSIISYRSDTEFGKGGRLLMQTQAKIVNNQDLGAIIAYLKGKDALSEQEELKNKPVSTEKKQGSYLR; via the coding sequence ATGAAAATTTTTAAAATTTCTTTTTTGGCGTGTGTTTTTGCGGCAAGTGTATTTGGCGCTTCAGAAGTTTACTATATAAGAGCGTATGGAGAGTTTGGCAAAGAACTTGCTGATATGGCAACAAAACAGGCCAATGAAAAAAATGAGAAAATTCAAGTTTTCATCGACGAAGACCCTAGAAAATACAAAGATAACAGGATAGTAAAAATCGGCGTCGATCGCAAAGGTAGATATAGCGCATCTTTAGGAAAAGAACTGTATGAAAAGCAGTGCATGAGCTGTCACGGTGAAAATGCAGACAAACGACCCTATGGATCAACGGCTCTTAAAAATTTAAGTGCCCAGGATATAGAAGACTCTATAATTTCATATAGAAGTGATACGGAATTTGGCAAGGGTGGAAGACTACTTATGCAAACACAGGCCAAGATAGTAAACAACCAAGATCTTGGAGCGATAATCGCATACCTAAAAGGCAAAGATGCATTAAGTGAGCAAGAGGAGCTAAAAAATAAACCTGTTTCTACCGAGAAAAAACAAGGCAGCTATCTAAGATAA
- a CDS encoding major outer membrane protein, with translation MKLAKISLATLVALGAFSSVASATPLEEAIKNVDVSGMARYRYTNTNTEEAVGSKTGAGHQFKFIANFKAAIDDNFFGVIGLRYNKTDGTGSQDKDYNTDKTNVNNDSNLGIHQFYLGYTYANTTITAGKQTLGTFFTDDAIGTGVKVLNKDVEGLTLAAIVFDGLENDKQESDGGLYDFEAVTGKAANENVRTLSVYDAGNLYGVAAIGSYDPISFQLWYASLENLTDLLALELAGDFDVTNDVNIGFKGQFVNSDANSDIKNAGKALGFDYNDGKFYAGELSGEFFGVSATAGYIGYDVKNKGMTSFSLEDQGSLIDVAEQFSDKVGDYTLAEGKGNFWFAKLGYGIDKFKFSVDYVAGTVKYTGGNETDYQEVMPAVAYQYNKKLKFSTFYSWANYDKKGEPDRDSQKYRFEARYSF, from the coding sequence ATGAAATTAGCTAAAATTAGTCTAGCTACTTTGGTTGCTTTAGGTGCTTTCTCAAGCGTTGCTTCTGCTACTCCACTTGAAGAGGCTATTAAAAATGTAGACGTTTCAGGTATGGCAAGATACCGCTATACAAACACAAACACAGAAGAGGCAGTTGGAAGCAAAACTGGCGCAGGACATCAGTTTAAATTTATAGCTAACTTCAAAGCGGCTATCGATGATAACTTCTTTGGTGTTATAGGTCTTAGATATAACAAGACTGATGGAACAGGTAGTCAAGATAAAGATTATAATACAGACAAAACAAATGTAAACAATGATAGCAATCTAGGTATCCACCAATTTTACCTAGGATATACTTATGCTAACACTACAATCACAGCAGGTAAACAAACTCTAGGCACATTCTTTACTGATGATGCTATCGGCACAGGCGTTAAGGTTTTAAATAAAGATGTAGAGGGCTTAACTCTAGCTGCTATAGTATTTGATGGACTTGAAAATGATAAGCAAGAGAGCGATGGCGGTCTTTATGATTTTGAAGCAGTAACCGGCAAAGCTGCAAATGAGAATGTGAGAACACTATCTGTGTATGATGCAGGTAACCTATATGGTGTAGCTGCTATCGGTTCTTATGATCCTATTAGTTTCCAACTATGGTATGCTTCTCTTGAAAACCTAACAGACCTTCTTGCCCTTGAACTAGCAGGTGATTTTGATGTTACTAATGATGTAAATATCGGCTTTAAAGGTCAATTTGTAAATTCTGATGCAAATTCAGATATTAAAAATGCAGGAAAAGCTCTAGGCTTTGATTATAATGACGGTAAATTCTATGCAGGTGAGTTATCTGGCGAATTCTTTGGCGTTAGCGCAACTGCTGGTTATATCGGATATGATGTTAAAAACAAAGGCATGACGTCATTTAGCCTAGAAGACCAAGGCTCTTTAATAGATGTTGCTGAGCAATTCTCTGATAAAGTTGGTGATTATACATTAGCTGAAGGTAAAGGTAACTTCTGGTTTGCTAAACTAGGTTATGGAATTGATAAATTTAAATTTAGTGTTGATTATGTAGCTGGTACAGTTAAATACACTGGAGGTAATGAAACAGATTATCAAGAAGTAATGCCTGCTGTAGCTTACCAATACAACAAAAAGCTAAAATTCAGCACATTCTACTCATGGGCTAACTATGATAAAAAAGGTGAGCCTGATCGTGATTCTCAAAAATATAGATTTGAGGCTAGATACTCATTCTAA
- a CDS encoding hydrogenase-4 component G translates to MQVSLNSSILTTISEKTQTKQDTLLNKNNEEKLKEFSSMSAKELSNSYFLQFQAQISAQTTSNSSAQSALSGVISGVPSNLSEILSGLDLSSIGYNGTAIDKLNVDEASALVSEEGFFGITNTAQRLSGFVLSFAGDDLEKLQAGREGILRGFNEAQKAWGGNLPEISQKTIDKTLSSIDEKIASLGGNVLNVSA, encoded by the coding sequence ATGCAAGTTAGCCTAAATTCAAGCATTTTAACAACGATAAGCGAAAAAACACAAACAAAACAAGATACTCTTTTAAACAAGAACAATGAAGAGAAATTAAAAGAATTCTCCTCAATGAGTGCAAAAGAGCTTTCAAATAGTTATTTTTTACAATTTCAAGCACAAATTTCAGCCCAAACAACATCGAACTCCTCCGCTCAAAGCGCATTAAGCGGTGTGATATCCGGCGTGCCGTCAAATTTATCTGAAATTTTAAGCGGACTTGACCTATCTTCCATCGGATATAACGGTACAGCTATAGATAAGTTAAATGTAGATGAAGCAAGTGCACTAGTGAGCGAAGAGGGTTTTTTTGGTATTACAAATACCGCGCAAAGACTTTCAGGCTTTGTTTTATCTTTTGCAGGCGATGATTTAGAAAAGCTTCAAGCCGGTCGCGAAGGAATTTTAAGAGGTTTTAATGAAGCTCAAAAAGCATGGGGTGGAAATTTGCCTGAAATTTCACAAAAGACTATCGATAAGACCCTATCTTCTATCGACGAAAAGATCGCTTCTCTTGGTGGAAATGTTCTAAATGTTTCTGCTTAA
- a CDS encoding Dps family protein — protein MSKVIARLNKIQADANALYVKFHDLHWNVKGIQFFSIHEYTEKAYDDMSEIFDAVAERAIMLGGTAVVKAEELAKLTCIKHEAKPSYTPTEVLEIVLAEYKHLLKEFKDLDEVAEGDTTTQAYAQEQIAKYEKEIWMLNATLSK, from the coding sequence ATGTCAAAAGTTATAGCAAGACTAAATAAAATTCAGGCTGACGCAAACGCGTTATATGTTAAATTTCACGATCTTCACTGGAATGTAAAAGGAATTCAGTTTTTTAGCATTCACGAATACACTGAAAAAGCATATGATGATATGAGCGAAATTTTCGATGCTGTTGCAGAGCGTGCTATCATGCTTGGCGGTACAGCTGTTGTTAAAGCTGAGGAGTTGGCAAAACTAACTTGCATTAAACACGAAGCAAAACCGTCTTATACTCCAACAGAAGTTTTGGAGATCGTTTTAGCAGAGTATAAACATCTTTTAAAAGAATTTAAAGACCTTGACGAAGTTGCCGAGGGCGATACAACAACTCAAGCTTATGCTCAAGAGCAAATAGCAAAATACGAAAAAGAAATTTGGATGCTTAACGCAACTTTAAGCAAATAA
- a CDS encoding chaperone NapD has product MNISSVVINLKEKADKNLVLNELSKFKDVEIIAHKNDKIVAVVTADDVNGEVATFRRMEMIEGVATVAMVYAYQEDVEFDKDKLDKKQGISEILTNDNVKAEDICYNGSVHYKVR; this is encoded by the coding sequence ATGAATATTTCAAGCGTTGTTATAAATTTAAAAGAAAAAGCAGACAAAAATTTAGTATTAAACGAGCTTAGTAAATTTAAAGATGTAGAAATCATAGCTCACAAAAACGATAAAATCGTAGCCGTTGTAACCGCAGACGACGTAAATGGCGAAGTGGCAACCTTTAGACGTATGGAGATGATCGAAGGGGTTGCGACTGTTGCTATGGTTTATGCATATCAAGAAGATGTTGAGTTTGATAAAGACAAGCTAGATAAAAAACAAGGAATAAGCGAAATTTTAACAAATGATAACGTCAAAGCCGAAGATATTTGCTATAATGGAAGTGTTCACTATAAAGTAAGATAA
- a CDS encoding WD40 repeat domain-containing protein, which produces MRVFLVFLLFLGFVFGEDLPFKTIQTQANVMSMTLVNDNLYIATYSGSIEIYDVKNDTFKQSIVFDDIKNINDEILRPNILSIDELNGSLLVLTEANSNKRSLYLVKDSGIKLVSQLGEAAKKALFLSENKAILGTISNEISIINLQNGKSEHDFKISTALLADMKVNPNKTTVAIATEGGKIYFYDVKSRDMSRIVDVHKDTMYAIDYDGNVVLTAGVDMSVAVLRGNEIRRLKAKTSVMDIALSTDAKTGAYIQDDLSEIYVFDTNSLTQVKRLQTPQNTINSIVFISPDTLLSSAFEKNIHFWKVR; this is translated from the coding sequence ATGAGAGTATTTTTAGTTTTTTTACTGTTTTTGGGCTTTGTTTTTGGCGAGGATTTGCCCTTTAAGACCATACAAACACAAGCAAATGTCATGTCTATGACGCTTGTAAATGACAACCTTTATATCGCAACTTATAGCGGTAGTATAGAAATTTATGATGTAAAAAATGACACTTTTAAGCAAAGTATTGTTTTTGACGACATTAAAAATATAAATGATGAAATTTTGCGACCAAATATCCTAAGCATAGATGAGCTAAATGGTTCTTTGCTGGTTTTGACTGAAGCAAATTCTAATAAACGTTCGCTTTATCTTGTAAAAGATAGCGGCATAAAGCTTGTTTCCCAGCTTGGCGAAGCTGCTAAAAAAGCTCTGTTTCTAAGTGAAAATAAAGCGATTTTAGGCACTATCAGCAATGAAATTTCTATTATAAATTTACAAAACGGCAAGAGTGAGCATGACTTTAAAATTTCAACCGCACTTCTAGCTGATATGAAGGTAAATCCAAACAAAACAACCGTTGCTATAGCTACCGAAGGAGGTAAAATTTACTTTTACGATGTTAAAAGTAGGGATATGAGCAGGATTGTAGACGTGCATAAAGATACAATGTATGCTATCGACTATGACGGTAACGTTGTGCTTACTGCAGGCGTTGATATGAGCGTGGCTGTTTTGCGGGGCAATGAGATAAGACGTCTAAAGGCAAAAACTTCAGTGATGGATATAGCTTTAAGCACTGACGCAAAAACAGGTGCTTATATTCAAGATGATTTGAGTGAAATTTATGTTTTTGATACAAATTCTCTTACGCAAGTAAAGCGTTTGCAAACTCCTCAAAATACGATAAATAGTATAGTCTTTATCTCTCCTGATACGCTTTTAAGTAGTGCTTTTGAGAAAAACATACATTTTTGGAAGGTAAGATGA
- a CDS encoding 4Fe-4S dicluster domain-containing protein yields the protein MQRRALFTKILKPVTAVGEQPRFITPPYFSGEFDCEGCDAPCVSICARELLSFDGQRVIFDVKDRGCNFCKECAIACESVKKSVLDLKFSQNIGAKTAIQVNSCLAWNDVICYNCQDACKYRAIDFLGVFRPMINERCNSCGECINACFKHSIKMESL from the coding sequence TTGCAGCGTCGCGCACTATTTACTAAAATTTTAAAGCCGGTTACTGCCGTTGGGGAGCAACCGCGCTTTATTACTCCGCCTTATTTTAGCGGTGAATTTGATTGTGAGGGTTGCGATGCACCTTGCGTTAGTATTTGTGCAAGAGAGTTGCTTAGTTTTGACGGACAAAGAGTGATTTTTGACGTTAAGGATAGGGGTTGCAACTTTTGTAAAGAGTGTGCTATAGCTTGCGAATCGGTTAAAAAGAGTGTTTTAGATCTAAAATTTAGCCAAAATATCGGAGCAAAAACAGCAATACAAGTAAATTCTTGCTTAGCTTGGAATGATGTCATATGCTATAATTGTCAAGATGCGTGCAAGTATAGGGCGATTGATTTTCTTGGTGTTTTTCGTCCGATGATAAACGAGCGTTGTAACTCATGTGGCGAGTGTATTAATGCTTGCTTCAAACATTCGATTAAAATGGAGAGCTTATGA
- a CDS encoding nitrate reductase cytochrome c-type subunit: protein MKFKFIAFGALLALILSACAVSNKSISDTDMGFRGDLTNDNIAARDINYSAEPAGMSKKFDRSFENAPPFIPHDLEGLVPITKDMNMCVTCHMPEFAADSGATPIPASHLYDLRNKTDLKGILHDERFNCTTCHVSQADVKVPIKNNFTPEFRDANGSAKSNLLDILNEGVR, encoded by the coding sequence ATGAAATTTAAATTTATAGCATTTGGCGCACTACTTGCGCTTATTTTAAGTGCTTGTGCGGTTTCAAACAAAAGCATAAGCGATACCGATATGGGTTTTAGAGGCGATCTTACTAATGACAATATCGCGGCTAGAGATATAAATTATAGTGCAGAGCCTGCCGGTATGTCAAAGAAATTTGACCGATCGTTTGAAAACGCACCTCCGTTTATCCCGCATGATTTAGAGGGTTTAGTGCCTATTACTAAAGATATGAACATGTGTGTAACCTGTCATATGCCTGAATTTGCCGCAGATAGCGGAGCTACACCGATACCTGCTTCACACTTGTATGATTTAAGAAATAAAACCGACTTGAAGGGAATTTTGCACGACGAGCGCTTTAACTGCACAACTTGTCACGTTTCTCAAGCGGATGTTAAAGTGCCTATCAAAAACAACTTCACTCCTGAATTTAGAGATGCCAACGGCTCTGCTAAGTCAAATTTACTTGATATCTTAAACGAGGGAGTAAGATAG
- the napH gene encoding quinol dehydrogenase ferredoxin subunit NapH: protein MKILLFRRLTQILILVAFIVSNHYGLKLLLGDLSASSLFGAITFADPFALLQLILAGASVGMSVIIGAVIVAILYAVIAPRAFCAWVCPVNLFTDMAAKLREKLGFNKDAKLLNLPKNTRYYLLLAILVFSALLSLPVFESVSFVGMVQRGIIYLDIFVLAAIFVIIVFDMFVLPRGICGYICPLGAFYALLSKFSLIRISHDLSKCNKCAKCLKACPEPQVLSMVGHKSGFVTNSECISCGRCIDVCNDDAMKFSIRNLKEER from the coding sequence ATGAAAATTTTACTTTTTAGAAGGCTTACTCAAATTTTAATTTTAGTTGCGTTTATCGTATCAAACCATTATGGTTTAAAGTTGCTTTTGGGCGATCTTAGTGCCTCATCGCTTTTTGGTGCGATCACATTTGCTGATCCATTTGCTTTGCTACAGCTTATTTTAGCAGGAGCAAGTGTCGGCATGAGTGTGATTATTGGAGCTGTGATTGTGGCTATTTTATATGCTGTTATTGCTCCACGTGCATTTTGTGCTTGGGTTTGTCCTGTAAATTTATTTACGGATATGGCTGCAAAACTACGCGAAAAACTAGGCTTTAATAAAGACGCAAAGCTTTTAAATTTACCTAAAAATACAAGATATTACCTACTTTTGGCAATTCTTGTGTTTTCAGCCTTGCTCTCTTTACCTGTTTTTGAGAGTGTAAGTTTTGTGGGTATGGTGCAAAGAGGTATCATATATCTTGATATTTTTGTATTAGCAGCGATCTTTGTGATTATAGTTTTTGACATGTTTGTTTTACCTAGAGGCATATGTGGATACATTTGTCCTTTGGGTGCGTTTTACGCTTTATTGTCAAAATTTTCACTAATTCGCATTAGTCACGACCTAAGCAAATGCAACAAATGTGCAAAATGTCTAAAAGCTTGCCCCGAGCCGCAAGTCCTTTCGATGGTAGGGCATAAAAGCGGTTTTGTAACAAATAGCGAGTGCATAAGTTGTGGACGCTGTATTGATGTTTGCAATGATGATGCGATGAAATTTAGTATAAGAAATTTAAAGGAAGAAAGATGA
- the napG gene encoding ferredoxin-type protein NapG: MQNRREVLKFGLKAVALAAAGSFVWTKAVKADKLVLLRPPGAKNESEFLASCIRCGLCVEACPFDTLKLATLSSGVANGTPHFTPRETPCKLCEDIPCVVACPTNALDKILVSTNGELDINKARMGVAMIDTHSCIAYWGIRCDACYRDCPLIDKALKLEYRRNERTAKHAFLLPVVDMDVCTGCGVCERVCITQNPAIKIMPRDIVMGSVDQNYVKGWVEGDEKRLEGVDTNIKLDINKAKDYLNDGEL; this comes from the coding sequence GTGCAAAATAGAAGAGAAGTCCTAAAATTTGGACTTAAAGCCGTTGCGCTGGCTGCTGCCGGTAGTTTTGTTTGGACAAAGGCTGTAAAGGCGGATAAGCTAGTTTTGCTTAGACCGCCCGGAGCTAAAAATGAGAGCGAATTTTTAGCTAGCTGTATACGTTGCGGGCTTTGCGTTGAGGCATGTCCTTTTGATACGTTAAAGCTAGCAACGCTTAGCTCTGGTGTGGCAAACGGCACTCCACACTTTACTCCGCGTGAAACTCCTTGCAAGTTATGCGAGGATATACCTTGCGTGGTAGCCTGTCCGACCAATGCACTTGATAAAATTTTAGTTAGCACAAATGGTGAGCTAGACATCAATAAAGCAAGAATGGGCGTTGCCATGATAGATACTCACAGCTGTATTGCATACTGGGGTATCCGCTGTGATGCCTGTTATCGTGATTGTCCACTTATAGACAAGGCATTGAAACTTGAGTACAGACGAAACGAACGCACCGCAAAACACGCATTTTTGCTACCGGTTGTTGATATGGATGTTTGTACAGGCTGTGGAGTATGTGAAAGAGTTTGCATTACGCAAAATCCAGCCATTAAGATCATGCCTAGAGATATCGTTATGGGCTCTGTGGATCAAAACTATGTCAAAGGTTGGGTAGAAGGCGACGAGAAGCGACTCGAGGGCGTTGATACAAACATAAAGCTTGATATTAATAAAGCTAAAGATTATTTAAATGATGGGGAGCTGTGA
- the napA gene encoding nitrate reductase catalytic subunit NapA, with protein MDRREFIKSAAATAACASAGIALPSGLNANEVEKGWRWDKAACRFCGTGCGIMVATKDGKIVAVKGDPEAPVNRGLNCIKGYFNAKIMYGEDRITHPLLRVNEKGEFDKKGKFKQVSWKQAFDVMEVQFRKAYKELGPHGVGVLGSGQYTIMEGYAASKMMKGGFRSNSIDPNARHCMASAVVGFMQVFGVDEPAGCYDDIEMTDTVVTWGANMAEMHPILWSRISDRKLGDPDRVKVVNLTTFSNRTSNLADIEIIFAPSTDLAIWNYIAREIVYNHPEMIDQEFVKRHCVFTTGPVDIGYGLRPETKHAKYLPSELDTAATEKSKVLSEAEGVTLAYLGMKAGDTLENKNNGKADAHWHISFEEFKKALAPYTLEFTAKIAKGDASEPLDEFKAKLKQLADLYIEKNRKVVSFWTMGFNQHQRGTWVNEQAYMVHFLLGKQALPGSGAFSLTGQPSACGTAREVGTFVHRLPADMVVANPKHREITEQIWKLPKNTINHVVASHYVKMLRDLEDGKNKFIWVQVNNPWQNTANANHWIKAAREMDNFIVVSDPYPGISAKVADLILPTAMIYEKWGAYGNAERRTQHWRQQVLPVGEAMSDTWQIMEFTKRFKIKEFWGEVKVNDKVTLPSVLEEAKAMGYSEEDTLYDVLFANEYAKSFNAKDAIMEDYDNSEVFGDKRKVVGSDGKEFNGYGFFVQKYLWEEYRKFGVGHGHDLADFDTYHRVRGLRWPVVNGKETQWRFNVKFDYYAKKYAKEGENFAFYGNKNAALPSGNLKAVITQDKTPLTNKAKIFFRPYMDPCEMPSKEYPLWLCTGRVLEHWHTGTMTMRVPELYRAVPEALCYMHEDDAKKIGVLDNEIVWVESRRGKVKARVDVNGRNKPPVGLVYVPFFDENVYINKVCLDATCPISKETDYKKCAVKVYKA; from the coding sequence ATGGATCGTCGGGAATTTATAAAATCAGCTGCCGCAACGGCTGCTTGTGCTAGTGCCGGTATCGCACTACCTAGCGGACTTAACGCAAACGAAGTAGAAAAAGGTTGGCGTTGGGATAAGGCTGCCTGTCGTTTCTGTGGTACGGGTTGTGGTATCATGGTGGCTACTAAAGACGGTAAGATCGTAGCCGTCAAAGGTGACCCTGAAGCACCTGTTAACCGTGGATTAAACTGTATTAAAGGTTATTTTAATGCAAAGATAATGTATGGCGAAGACCGTATAACTCATCCTTTGCTTCGTGTAAATGAAAAAGGTGAATTTGATAAAAAAGGTAAATTTAAGCAAGTTAGCTGGAAGCAAGCCTTTGATGTAATGGAGGTGCAATTTAGAAAAGCCTATAAAGAGCTAGGTCCTCATGGCGTAGGAGTTTTAGGATCTGGCCAATACACTATCATGGAGGGTTATGCCGCTTCAAAAATGATGAAAGGCGGCTTTAGAAGTAACTCCATAGATCCAAACGCAAGACACTGTATGGCATCTGCCGTTGTCGGTTTTATGCAAGTTTTTGGTGTGGATGAGCCTGCTGGTTGCTATGATGATATCGAGATGACAGATACTGTCGTAACATGGGGCGCAAACATGGCTGAGATGCACCCGATCTTGTGGTCACGCATAAGCGATAGAAAGCTTGGTGATCCTGATAGGGTTAAAGTGGTAAATTTAACTACTTTTTCAAACAGAACTTCAAATTTAGCAGATATAGAGATCATCTTTGCTCCATCTACAGATCTTGCTATTTGGAACTATATAGCTCGCGAGATAGTTTACAATCATCCTGAAATGATAGATCAGGAATTTGTAAAACGTCACTGCGTATTTACAACGGGTCCGGTTGATATAGGTTACGGACTTAGACCGGAAACCAAACACGCAAAATATCTACCAAGTGAGTTAGATACCGCAGCAACAGAGAAATCAAAAGTTTTAAGTGAAGCTGAGGGTGTTACTTTGGCGTACCTTGGCATGAAAGCAGGAGATACTCTTGAAAATAAAAATAACGGCAAGGCAGATGCACACTGGCATATAAGCTTTGAGGAGTTTAAAAAAGCTCTTGCACCTTATACTTTGGAATTTACAGCCAAGATAGCAAAAGGTGACGCAAGTGAGCCTCTAGATGAATTTAAAGCCAAATTAAAACAATTAGCCGACCTTTATATCGAGAAAAATCGCAAAGTAGTTAGCTTTTGGACAATGGGCTTTAACCAACACCAAAGAGGAACATGGGTAAACGAACAAGCCTACATGGTGCACTTCCTGCTTGGCAAGCAAGCGCTTCCGGGATCCGGTGCTTTCTCGCTAACAGGACAACCAAGCGCATGCGGAACAGCGCGCGAAGTTGGAACATTTGTTCATCGCTTGCCTGCCGACATGGTTGTTGCTAATCCAAAACACAGAGAGATAACCGAGCAAATTTGGAAACTTCCTAAAAATACTATAAACCACGTTGTTGCTTCTCATTATGTAAAAATGCTTCGTGATCTTGAAGATGGTAAAAATAAATTTATCTGGGTTCAGGTAAACAACCCTTGGCAAAACACTGCAAATGCAAACCACTGGATAAAAGCGGCACGTGAGATGGATAACTTTATCGTTGTTTCAGATCCATATCCTGGAATTTCTGCTAAAGTTGCAGACCTTATACTTCCAACAGCGATGATATATGAGAAATGGGGTGCATACGGTAACGCAGAGCGTAGAACTCAACACTGGAGACAACAAGTTCTTCCTGTCGGCGAAGCGATGAGTGATACGTGGCAGATTATGGAATTTACAAAAAGATTTAAGATAAAAGAGTTCTGGGGCGAAGTAAAAGTAAATGATAAAGTTACTCTTCCTAGCGTTCTTGAAGAAGCAAAAGCTATGGGTTATAGCGAAGAAGACACGCTTTATGATGTGTTATTTGCTAATGAATACGCAAAAAGCTTTAACGCTAAAGACGCTATTATGGAGGATTACGATAACTCTGAAGTGTTTGGTGACAAACGTAAAGTTGTCGGCTCAGACGGTAAAGAATTTAACGGTTATGGCTTCTTTGTTCAAAAATATCTATGGGAAGAGTATAGAAAATTTGGCGTAGGACATGGACATGACTTGGCTGATTTTGATACGTATCATAGAGTGCGCGGACTTAGATGGCCGGTAGTAAATGGCAAAGAGACACAGTGGAGATTTAACGTTAAATTTGATTATTATGCTAAAAAATATGCAAAAGAGGGTGAAAATTTTGCATTCTACGGTAACAAAAACGCAGCTCTTCCAAGCGGAAATTTAAAAGCCGTGATAACGCAAGATAAGACTCCTCTAACAAATAAAGCTAAAATTTTCTTCCGCCCTTATATGGATCCATGCGAAATGCCAAGCAAAGAGTATCCGTTATGGCTATGTACGGGAAGGGTGCTTGAACATTGGCATACCGGCACTATGACAATGCGTGTTCCTGAACTTTATCGTGCTGTTCCTGAGGCGCTTTGCTACATGCATGAAGATGATGCGAAAAAGATCGGCGTTCTTGATAATGAGATAGTATGGGTAGAGAGCCGCCGTGGTAAAGTCAAAGCACGTGTTGATGTAAATGGTAGAAACAAGCCGCCTGTAGGACTTGTGTATGTACCATTTTTTGATGAAAACGTGTATATCAACAAGGTATGTTTAGATGCGACTTGTCCTATCTCAAAAGAGACGGATTATAAAAAATGTGCCGTTAAGGTTTATAAGGCTTAG